One Lucilia cuprina isolate Lc7/37 chromosome 4, ASM2204524v1, whole genome shotgun sequence DNA segment encodes these proteins:
- the LOC111685418 gene encoding leucine-rich repeat-containing protein 15 translates to MATSRIAYEGSKLQHILSLMLVFISSSLITSNTFALTSSNSCGPNFPAVCSCGREMYESSYQYVVNCSNAGLKNTSVLEFMPQDVEILIFTGNFLPELPWNVFGSINNYKNLKIVDMSNNHIREIRGKTYHHVQNVERLILNHNNLSISRDDDEVNHHHPRVFSNFLNLQSLHLTDAFDDNSSPQLSEDLHDIFMNSQLTKLEKLHLEQNEITHFKDRKVFCDLPSLRDLHLGDNYLKDINFEVNCLKNLRFLDLERNKFEFVKTHDLLLLNELEARPDRDTNLIVDFNLNPFTCDCKISPFRTWIHSTNVTVRKKETMMCFHNKVDPLPILELDMNECSAAIAAANIMFTTANDNHYGAMHQDSGLARHTATLIFLLIVLSMILLGLVIALIYVSRDKLKFMITPVFDNVAKKVQYTTIKDEDCPEVHV, encoded by the coding sequence atggCCACGTCTAGAATAGCATACGAAGGTTCAAAACTGCAACACATCTTAAGCCTAATGCTGGTCTTCATTAGCAGTTCTCTGATTACCTCTAATACCTTCGCTCTAACCTCTTCAAATAGCTGTGGGCCAAATTTTCCAGCGGTCTGCAGTTGTGGACGTGAAATGTATGAGTCCTCCTATCAATATGTAGTCAATTGCTCTAATGCTGGCCTAAAGAATACCAGTGTTTTGGAATTTATGCCACAAGATGtggaaatattaatatttacggGTAATTTTTTACCCGAATTACCCTGGAATGTCTTTGGATCAATAAACAATTATAAGAATTTGAAAATCGTTGACATGAGCAATAATCATATACGAGAAATTAGAGGCAAAACATATCATCATGTACAAAATGTTGAGCGACTTATATTGAATCATAATAATTTAAGTATATCACGAGATGATGATGAGGTTAATCATCACCATCCGAGAGTGTTTTCaaactttttgaatttacaGAGTTTACACTTGACAGATGCCTTCGATGATAACAGTTCACCACAGTTGAGCGAAGATTTACATGACATTTTCATGAACAGTCAATTAACCAAATTGGAGAAATTACATTTAGAACAAAACGAGATAACACATTTCAAGGATCGTAAGGTGTTTTGTGATTTACCCAGTCTAAGAGATCTACACTTGGGTGATAATTATTTAAAGGATATAAATTTTGAAGtgaattgtttgaaaaatttaagatttttagatTTGGAACGTAACAAGTTTGAATTTGTTAAAACGCATGATCTACTGCTGCTGAATGAACTGGAGGCTAGACCTGATCGCGATACCAATTTAATAGTGGACTTTAATTTGAATCCCTTCACCTGTGACTGCAAAATAAGTCCCTTCCGCACTTGGATACACTCAACCAATGTCACTGTACGCAAAAAGGAAACCATGATGTGTTTCCACAATAAAGTAGATCCATTGCCCATTTTGGAACTGGATATGAATGAATGTTCAGCTGCTATAGCAGCCGCCAATATAATGTTTACCACTGCTAATGACAATCATTATGGTGCCATGCACCAGGACAGTGGTTTGGCTAGACACACTGCCACtctgatatttttattaattgtactGAGTATGATCTTATTGGGTCTGGTTATAGCTTTGATTTATGTAAGTCGTGATAAATTGAAGTTTATGATTACACCCGTATTCGATAATGTGGCCAAAAAGGTACAATATACCACCATTAAAGATGAAGATTGTCCAGAGGTTCATGTCTAA